The Zea mays cultivar B73 chromosome 7, Zm-B73-REFERENCE-NAM-5.0, whole genome shotgun sequence DNA segment CTTTGGGCTTTTTTCCATGCCAAGCTTCATAGGGAGTCTTTTTGTTCAGAGCTTTTGTGGGTGATCTGTTGAGGATATACACTGCAGTTCTCACTGCCTCACCCCAAAATATTGATGGAACTCTCATCGATTTCAGCAGGCACCTGGCCATTTCAACCACAGACTGGTTCCTCCTCTCAACAACCCCATTTTTCACAGTACTTGTAGAGCATTTCCTTTCCCCTTACACAAAGGCTAGCCTACAAAAGGCAATCCGCAGGTAGAATATGTGATACATTAATTAAGGGCTCCATGTAGTGCCTGTAAAGTTAGAACTATTTTCAAGTTAGATGCTGAATTCTCATATATACTAACGTGTGCTGAATCATCTAGAATCCTAAAGCAACTCTACTGTTATAAGATGTTCAGAACTGGTCTGCTAGCTTTTGGAAGGATTAGCTTTCTTTTGCAACTCTAGGGTTCAGTAATTGGTTACTATTCGTCTACATTCCCTGTTAAAATCTAATATTTATAATTTTCTTTTTCTATAATAATTGAGTGAAACTATACCTGTAGGAGGCACAACTTGATGGCAATGTAGTCAAAGATTTGCCAAGTGATCCTATATTGCACAACATGGTATGTCTAAGCTAATTGTATTATTGTTTCAATTAAAATATAAAGCATAATTTGATTAAGTGATGCTATGATTTGATGTTTATTATAGAGAACTCGAAGGGTTCAAGCTGCCAGCATGGGCATATCAGAATCAGTATGTGGTTTTATTTGCCTTATTTCTTTCCAATTATGACGTTGTTTTTACCAAAAGATCATATGTTCATGTTTTGTAATTTGTAGAGACAAAAGCAAGTCTACCTTATTTCACTGATAAACAAAGGCAGAGTTGTGGCCAAAGGGAAGTTAGTGACTACAGATAGCCAAAGAGAAATATTAGGAGCAAAGCTTGGACCAGAATATTGTGGGGTTCTTGTTGAAGGCCTTGAAAATATTGAACTTGGCAATATTATATATGAGGAGGTACCTAGACCATCTAATCAGATTCGTACACTAATTGATGCTATTGGCTATGTTATTCCTTGGCCAATTACACATGTAAGtttcttttttatttgaaatagtACATGTGTCCCCATAACAACTTGAGTTATTGATCTAACACATGTTTCATAGGTGAAGCAAGCTAGAAGCTCATCTTGTACCCGCAACAAGTTGGTACCTGCAGCACGTGGACAAAGCTAGATGGCGTGGACAAAGCTAGATGGGAAGCCTAGTATAATTGCAAAGTGAATCAGTTAGATTCTAGTAGTTACTAAAATTTTTAAGTGATATTTGTATGATATTGCCACTTTGgctttgcttctttgtgaacacaaTTGGCAGTTACTGAACATGTTTGCTATCGAGTTAGTTAGCTTCTTGATATTTTGCCAAGGCCAAAAGCAATATTATTGAGGGTTTATAATTTGATTTTTTTAACATTCATCTCGATGCACATTTATATATATAAATGTATAAATGAAAACATCTTTTTTTGGCACGTAATAAAGTGTTACAGTATAACGTGTCTATATTATTACAAACAAATATAGATGTATGTACAGAATCGTTTCTACAGGTCTTAATACACACTTTGACGTTACTATATAACGTATTGATATGCGTAGGCACACAATACAAACGTGGCTATATTATTGTTTCTACTTTTGTTAACACGCGTTTTGGCATTACTATAAAATGTGTCACTCGCCAGTTCAGCTGACACGTCACCTTTCCACATCACCTGCCACGTCATTTTTCCACATCACCTGCCATGTCACCTATCCACATCACCTGCCATGTCATCATTCGTGTCACCTACTATATCGTCTCTATACTCCTTAATGCGCAATAAAGCGTCACTATAAAACGTGACTATAGTAATACACATGAATTATGAATGTATCTA contains these protein-coding regions:
- the LOC109940800 gene encoding uncharacterized protein, whose product is MRTRRVQAASMGISESRQKQVYLISLINKGRVVAKGKLVTTDSQREILGAKLGPEYCGVLVEGLENIELGNIIYEEVPRPSNQIRTLIDAIGYVIPWPITHVKQARSSSCTRNKLVPAARGQS